Proteins encoded together in one Myotis daubentonii chromosome 17, mMyoDau2.1, whole genome shotgun sequence window:
- the C17H8orf90 gene encoding uncharacterized protein C8orf90 homolog: MAAPYSGDPGKASLPPPPVPAPGAVLPQELPFPDIYGGDAQLWEAHFRGIGRAYRALGKEDDFAIRVLTEDFTLPFPYAWPPGPDPARGPLFYDPHDRTGFDFLLRGPGAPPPALLRPLHHAAQAALRKQHLERLAFSYAQAGGPRPGLVLLAPGPAAAAFPGPPGPEPATSGGAAPRLGQPCGP; this comes from the exons ATGGCCGCCCCCTATTCCGGGGACCCTGGCAAAGCAAGTCTGCCACCGCCTCCTGTACCTGCTCCcg GTGCCGTCCTGCCCCAGGAGCTGCCCTTCCCCGACATCTACGGCGGCGACGCGCAGCTCTGGGAGGCGCACTTCCGCGGCATCGGGCGCGCCTACCGCGCGCTGGGCAAGGAGGACGACTTCGCCATCCGCGTGCTCACCGAGGACTTCACGCTGCCCTTCCCCTACGCCTGGCCGCCCGGGCCCgacccggcccgcgggccgctcTTCTACGACCCGCACGACCGCACCGGCTTCGACTTCCTGCTGCGGGGCCCCGGCGCCCCACCGCCCGCGCTGCTGCGGCCCCTGCACCACGCGGCCCAGGCGGCCCTGCGCAAGCAGCACCTGGAGCGCCTGGCCTTCAGCTACGCGCAGGCGGGCGGCCCGCGGCCCGGCCTGGTGCTCCTGGCGCCGGGACCTGCCGCCGCCGCCTTCCCGGGGCCCCCGGGGCCTGAGCCCGCCACCTCCGGGGGGgctgcccccaggctgggccagcCCTGCGGCCCCTGA